A window of the Gossypium hirsutum isolate 1008001.06 chromosome A05, Gossypium_hirsutum_v2.1, whole genome shotgun sequence genome harbors these coding sequences:
- the LOC121229474 gene encoding phosphoglycerate mutase-like protein yields the protein MLQILTSPFSPIHIKFHSFFHSVNLILCYSSTLHTSLPLAHSPFQSPKTNTFFSSVCLSTREMDATISPGLYPLHRCKTLHLVRHAQGVHNVAGEIDHAAYSSEEYFDAHLTPLGWQQVDHLRNHVHETGLSKKVDLVIVSPLLRTMQTAVGVFGGEGYKDGIEVPPLMVANAGQSDRPEISSLNCPPFVAVELCREHLGVHPCDRRRSINEYRSLFPAIDFSLIENDDDVLWKADTREKNEEVAARGMKFLSWLWTRKEKEIAIVTHSGFLYHTLSAFGSDCHPSVKDEICKHFKNCELRSAVIIDRSMMGSDPATTNYPGKIPSGLDLPSDVADEKLPDEGKVN from the exons ATGCTACAAATTTTGACATCACCCTTTTCCCCCATTCATATAaagtttcattctttttttcattcAGTAAATCTTATTCTCTGTTATTCTTCCACGCTGCATACCTCTCTTCCATTGGCCCATTCCCCTTTTCAAAGCCCCAAAACCAATACATTTTTTTCCTCTGTGTGTCTCTCAACTCGCG AAATGGATGCAACGATCAGTCCTGGATTATACCCTTTGCACCGTTGTAAAACTCTCCATCTG GTGAGGCATGCTCAGGGGGTTCATAATGTAGCAGGGGAAATAGATCACGCTGCTTATTCATCTGAAGAATATTTCGATGCCCATCTCACTCCTCTGGGCTGGCAACAG GTTGATCATCTGCGCAACCATGTTCATGAAACTGGACTTTCTAAGAAAGTGGATTTGGTCATTGTTTCCCCTTTGCTCAG GACTATGCAAACTGCGGTGGGAGTCTTTGGTGGTGAGGGGTATAAGGATGGGATAGAAGTTCCTCCACTAATGGTGGCAAATGCAGGGCAAAGTGACCGTCCTGAGATTTCAAGCTTGAATTGCCCACCATTTGTAGCTGTTGAACTTTGTCGAGAACATTTG GGAGTCCATCCATGTGATAGAAGAAGAAGCATCAACGAGTATCGGTCTCTCTTTCCTGCAATTGATTTTTCTCTG ATCGAAAATGACGATGACGTTTTATGGAAAGCTGACACCAGAGAAAAGAACGAAGAGGTTGCAGCCAGAGGAATGAAGTTTCTCAGCTG GTTGTGGACGCGTAAGGAGAAGGAAATTGCAATTGTTACGCACAGCGGATTCTTGTACCATACGTTAAGTGCTTTTGGTAGTGATTGTCATCCATCGGTGAAAGACGAAATATGCAAACA CTTCAAGAATTGTGAGCTCCGGTCCGCAGTTATCATCGATAGAAG TATGATGGGATCAGATCCTGCAACTACTAACTATCCTGGAAAAATCCCTAGTGGCCTTGATCTTCCAAGTGATGTTGCTGATGAGAAGCTTCCGGATGAAGGAAAAGTGAATTAG